The following coding sequences are from one Saccopteryx bilineata isolate mSacBil1 chromosome 3, mSacBil1_pri_phased_curated, whole genome shotgun sequence window:
- the TSPYL5 gene encoding testis-specific Y-encoded-like protein 5, whose amino-acid sequence MSGRSRGKKSSRAKSRGKGRAKARVRAAPDQTPHDPDPPECQSLEEETEAAQVQAGAGWGGLEAAASLQACGLGEEAASRLPLDCGLALRAAGERGQAATRLGLGKATALTERLMTDTVFVGTVGTVGRPKNNSRIRNLRVPAGKKAPVGKGPQADGKPNKGTTGECESVPEVENTNLDEEEEEAESGLLASDGSMDTLETVQLKLETMNAQADRAYLRLSRKFGQLRLHHLERRNLLIQSIPGFWGQAFQNHPQLASFLSNEDKEVLSYLNSLEVEELGLARLGYKIKFYFGRNPYFQNKVLIKEYGCGPSGQVVSRSTPVQWLPGQELQFLSQSQGCSDNSPSFFGWFSNHSSIESDKIVEIINEELWPNPLQYYLLSEGARTEKGKEGRQGPARQPVPAAEPGVNKSK is encoded by the coding sequence ATGAGCGGCCGAAGTCGGGGCAAAAAGTCCTCCCGCGCCAAAAGCAGGGGCAAAGGCCGCGCCAAAGCCCGAGTTCGCGCTGCGCCTGACCAAACCCCGCACGACCCGGACCCTCCAGAGTGCCAGAGCCTCGAGGAGGAAACCGAGGCAGCACAGGTGCAAGCTGGCGCGGGGTGGGGTGGCCTGGAAGCCGCTGCGTCCCTGCAGGCCTgcgggctgggggaggaggctgCCAGCCGGCTCCCGCTGGACTGTGGCCTCGCGCTCCGAGCGGCTGGGGAGCGCGGGCAGGCTGCGACCAGGCTCGGCTTGGGGAAGGCCACAGCCCTCACAGAGCGCTTGATGACAGACACTGTCTTCGTAGGAACCGTGGGAACTGTGGGAAGGCCAAAAAATAACTCCCGCATTCGAAATCTGCGTGTGCCTGCTGGGAAGAAGGCCCCCGTGGGGAAGGGGCCTCAGGCTGATGGGAAGCCCAACAAGGGGACCACTGGGGAATGTGAGTCTGTCCCAGAGGTAGAGAACACGAAcctggatgaggaggaggaggaggcagagtcaGGGCTCTTGGCCTCGGATGGCAGCATGGATACGCTGGAGACCGTCCAGCTGAAGCTGGAGACCATGAACGCTCAGGCGGACAGGGCCTACCTTCGGCTCTCTCGCAAGTTTGGGCAGCTGCGGCTGCACCACTTAGAGCGCAGGAACCTCCTCATCCAGAGTATCCCGGGCTTCTGGGGGCAAGCTTTTCAGAACCACCCCCAGCTAGCATCCTTTCTGAGCAACGAAGATAAAGAAGTACTCAGCTACTTGAACAGCTTGGAGGTGGAAGAGCTTGGCCTCGCCAGGTTGGGCTACAAAATCAAGTTCTATTTCGGGCGCAACCCCTATTTCCAAAATAAGGTGCTCATCAAGGAATATGGGTGTGGCCCTTCAGGCCAGGTGGTGTCTCGTTCCACTCCAGTCCAGTGGCTCCCAGGACAGGAGCTCCAGTTCCTAAGCCAGAGCCAGGGATGCTCAGACAACAGCCCTAGCTTCTTTGGATGGTTTTCAAACCACAGCTCTATTGAGTCTGACAAGATTGTCGAGATAATTAATGAGGAGCTGTGGCCCAATCCCTTGCAGTACTACCTTCTGAGTGAAGGAGCCcgcacagagaaaggaaaggagggccGGCAAGGTCCAGCAAGGCAGCCAGTGCCGGCCGCTGAGCCTGGGGTAAACAAATCCAAGTAA